From Alligator mississippiensis isolate rAllMis1 chromosome 9, rAllMis1, whole genome shotgun sequence, one genomic window encodes:
- the DNMT3B gene encoding DNA (cytosine-5)-methyltransferase 3B isoform X3 produces the protein MKKENPPSGEMDCRAELVFLSAGCANPTKDEASPPALEANGKPDAQDADDLRIPAHRNKRISKEDLAKENLSWPLILRESSEVRQRGMAGWETSLRQRPPPRVIFQAGLNSQEMKHRESDLESDREVPCRDGKDFGIGELVWGKIKGFSWWPALVVSYRVTSKRQAISGMRWVQWFGDGKFSEVSADKLVRLIAFQQHFNSSTFNKLVSYRRAIYHALEVAKGRAGKTFPGTARESLEEKLKPMIEWALSGFKPMGWKGLKPPSTPGLLQLGLRAHVCLGSRRDRAILPPSSSQSESGTRRNSAEEVSTPEHCPPAKRLKTNVCSNGKEAHADKDQTREQMVSKVTNNNWSLEDNCLSCGRKNPVTFHPLFEGGLCQTCRERFLELFYMYDDDGYQSYCTVCCKGKELLLCSNASCYRCFCVECLEVLVGRGSSEKAKEQEPWSCYMCQPQKCYGVLQRRQDWNVRLQDFFTSDKGQEYEAPKIYPAIPAAKRKPIRVLSLFDGIATGYLVLKDLGIKVEKYIASEICEESIAVGTVRHEGNITYVHDVRNITKRNIDEWGPFDLVIGGSPCNDLSIVNPARKGLYEGTGRLFFEFYHLLNYARPKMGEERPFFWMFENVVAMRVNDKRDISRFLECNPVMIDAVKVSAAHRARYFWGNLPGMNRPVVASRTDKVELQDCLEYSRIATVRATVQPFPLSPFPPSGVCLTFLRREVFGLHLAAPVAGDVLGAGRSLGTPSPTLHLLWARECLHLSFFLSPLRPVFLDPSSLFPFCSWWVW, from the exons ATGAAGAAGGAAAATCCTCCCAGCGGCGAGATGGACTGCAGGGCCGAGCTGGTCTTCCTCAGCGCAGGCTGCGCCAACCCCACCAAAGACGAagcttctcccccagctctggaagCAAACGGGAAGCCTGATGCTCAAG ATGCTGACGATCTAAGAATACCGGCCCATAGGAACAAGAGGATAAGCAAGGAAGACCTCGCCAAGGAAAACCTGTCCTGGCCACTGATCCTGAGGGAGTCTTCGGAG GTGCGACAGCGCGGCATGGCTGGCTGGGAAACCAGCCTGCGCCAGAGGCCCCCTCCCCGCGTCATCTTCCAGGCAGGACTGAATTCCCAGGAGATGAAGCACAGAGAGAGCGACCTGGAGAGCGACAGGGAGGTTCCCTGCAGG GATGGGAAGGACTTTGGAATCGGGGAGCTCGTGTGGGGGAAAATCAAAGGCTTCTCCTGGTGGCCTGCCCTCGTCGTCTCCTACCGGGTCACGTCCAAGCGCCAAGCCATCTCCGGCATGCGCTGGGTGCAGTGGTTCGGGGACGGGAAGTTCTCCGAG GTTTCGGCAGACAAGCTGGTGCGGCTGATAGCTTTCCAGCAGCATTTCAACTCCTCCACCTTCAATAAGCTGGTCTCCTACCGACGCGCCATATACCACGCTCTGGAG GTTGCCAAGGGCCGGGCGGGAAAGACCTTCCCTGGCACGGCTAGGGAATCCCTGGAGGAGAAGCTGAAGCCCATGATTGAGTGGGCGCTCAGTGGCTTCAAGcccatgggctggaagggactgaaACCACCCAGCACTCCAG gactgctgcagctggggctgcgagCGCACGTGTGCTTGGGGAGCAGAAGAGACCGAGCGATTCTACCCCCTTCTTCCTCTCAAAGTG AGAGCGGCACCCGTCGCAACAGCGCAGAAGAGGTCTCCACCCCGGAGCACTGCCCCCCGGCCAAGCGCCTGAAAACCAACGTCTGCAGCAACGGCAAGGAGGCGCACGCGGACAAGGACCAGACGCGAG agcAAATGGTTTCCAAAGTCACAAACAACAACTGGAGCCTCGAAG ACAACTGCTTGTCATGTGGAAGGAAAAACCCGGTCACGTTCCACCCGCTGTTTGAGGGGGGCCTTTGCCAGACTTGCAGG GAAAGATTCCTGGAGCTCTTCTACATGTACGACGACGACGGCTACCAGTCCTACTGCACTGTCTGCTGCAAgggcaaggagctgctgctgtgcagtaacgcCAGCTGCTACAg GTGCTTCTGCGTGGAGTGCTTGGAGGTCCTGGTAGGGCGAGGGAGCTCGGAGAAGGCCAAGGAGCAGGAACCATGGAGCTGCTACATGTGCCAGCCTCAGAAGTGCTACGGGGTCCTGCAGCGCCGCCAGGACTGGAACGTCCGGCTGCAGGACTTCTTCACCAGCGACAAGGGGCAGGAATAC GAAGCCCCTAAAATCTACCCAGCCATCCCTGCAGCGAAGCGGAAGCCCATCCGAGTGCTGTCCTTATTTGACGGCATAGCGACAG GTTACCTGGTTCTGAAGGACCTGGGCATTAAAGTGGAGAAATACATCGCTTCGGAGATATGCGAGGAGTCCATTGCTGTGGGCACCGTCCGGCACGAGGGGAACATCACCTACGTGCACGATGTCCGGAACATAACCAAGAGAAAC ATCGATGAGTGGGGGCCTTTCGACTTGGTGATCGGTGGCAGCCCCTGCAACGACCTGTCTATCGTGAaccctgccaggaaggggctgtATG AAGGGACCGGACGGCTGTTCTTCGAGTTTTACCACCTCCTCAATTACGCGCGCCCGAAGATGGGTGAGGAACGCCCCTTCTTCTGGATGTTCGAGAACGTCGTtgccatgagggtcaatgacaaGAGGGACATCTCCCGGTTTTTGGAG TGTAACCCGGTGATGATCGATGCTGTCAAGGTGTCGGCGGCACACCGAGCGCGCTATTTCTGGGGCAATCTGCCAGGGATGAACAG GCCTGTGGTAGCTTCAAGGACTGATAAAGTTGAGCTTCAGGACTGCCTGGAATACAGTAGGATAGCGACGGTAAGAGCCACTGTTCAaccttttcccctttcccctttccccccctctggGGTGTGTCTCACCTTCCTACGACGTGAGGTCTTTGGGCTCCACCTGGCTGCACCCGTCGCAGGGGATGTCCTCGGAGCGGGGCGCTCTCTGGGGACCCCCTCTCCGACTCTTCACCTTCTCTGGGCCCGAGAGTGCTtgcatctctctttctttctgtctccctTAAGACCCGTCTTTCTggatcccagctctctcttccccttctgctcTTGGTGGGTCTGGTGA
- the DNMT3B gene encoding DNA (cytosine-5)-methyltransferase 3B isoform X4 — translation MKKENPPSGEMDCRAELVFLSAGCANPTKDEASPPALEANGKPDAQDADDLRIPAHRNKRISKEDLAKENLSWPLILRESSEVRQRGMAGWETSLRQRPPPRVIFQAGLNSQEMKHRESDLESDREVPCRRSARRRMTMPLRAPTLDFMEEDSKESSQSSSMSSGSSMQEVQNGQAELGSEEKDGRDVGEVPVEYQDGKDFGIGELVWGKIKGFSWWPALVVSYRVTSKRQAISGMRWVQWFGDGKFSEVSADKLVRLIAFQQHFNSSTFNKLVSYRRAIYHALEVAKGRAGKTFPGTARESLEEKLKPMIEWALSGFKPMGWKGLKPPSTPGLLQLGLRAHVCLGSRRDRAILPPSSSQSESGTRRNSAEEVSTPEHCPPAKRLKTNVCSNGKEAHADKDQTREQMVSKVTNNNWSLEDNCLSCGRKNPVTFHPLFEGGLCQTCRERFLELFYMYDDDGYQSYCTVCCKGKELLLCSNASCYRCFCVECLEVLVGRGSSEKAKEQEPWSCYMCQPQKCYGVLQRRQDWNVRLQDFFTSDKGQEYEAPKIYPAIPAAKRKPIRVLSLFDGIATGYLVLKDLGIKVEKYIASEICEESIAVGTVRHEGNITYVHDVRNITKRNIDEWGPFDLVIGGSPCNDLSIVNPARKGLYEGTGRLFFEFYHLLNYARPKMGEERPFFWMFENVVAMRVNDKRDISRFLECNPVMIDAVKVSAAHRARYFWGNLPGMNRIFGFPLHYTDVSNMGRGARQKLLGRSWSVPVIRHLFAPLKDYFACE, via the exons ATGAAGAAGGAAAATCCTCCCAGCGGCGAGATGGACTGCAGGGCCGAGCTGGTCTTCCTCAGCGCAGGCTGCGCCAACCCCACCAAAGACGAagcttctcccccagctctggaagCAAACGGGAAGCCTGATGCTCAAG ATGCTGACGATCTAAGAATACCGGCCCATAGGAACAAGAGGATAAGCAAGGAAGACCTCGCCAAGGAAAACCTGTCCTGGCCACTGATCCTGAGGGAGTCTTCGGAG GTGCGACAGCGCGGCATGGCTGGCTGGGAAACCAGCCTGCGCCAGAGGCCCCCTCCCCGCGTCATCTTCCAGGCAGGACTGAATTCCCAGGAGATGAAGCACAGAGAGAGCGACCTGGAGAGCGACAGGGAGGTTCCCTGCAGG cggAGTGCTAGGAGGAGGATGACCATGCCGCTCCGGGCTCCCACCCTTGATTTCATGGAAGAGGACTCCAAGGAGTCATCTCAGAGCAGCAGCATGTCctctggcagcagcatgcaggaggTCCAGAACGGCCAGGCCGAGCTCGGCTCCGAGGAGAAGGACGGCAGGGATGTTGGGGAGGTGCCGGTGGAGTATCAG GATGGGAAGGACTTTGGAATCGGGGAGCTCGTGTGGGGGAAAATCAAAGGCTTCTCCTGGTGGCCTGCCCTCGTCGTCTCCTACCGGGTCACGTCCAAGCGCCAAGCCATCTCCGGCATGCGCTGGGTGCAGTGGTTCGGGGACGGGAAGTTCTCCGAG GTTTCGGCAGACAAGCTGGTGCGGCTGATAGCTTTCCAGCAGCATTTCAACTCCTCCACCTTCAATAAGCTGGTCTCCTACCGACGCGCCATATACCACGCTCTGGAG GTTGCCAAGGGCCGGGCGGGAAAGACCTTCCCTGGCACGGCTAGGGAATCCCTGGAGGAGAAGCTGAAGCCCATGATTGAGTGGGCGCTCAGTGGCTTCAAGcccatgggctggaagggactgaaACCACCCAGCACTCCAG gactgctgcagctggggctgcgagCGCACGTGTGCTTGGGGAGCAGAAGAGACCGAGCGATTCTACCCCCTTCTTCCTCTCAAAGTG AGAGCGGCACCCGTCGCAACAGCGCAGAAGAGGTCTCCACCCCGGAGCACTGCCCCCCGGCCAAGCGCCTGAAAACCAACGTCTGCAGCAACGGCAAGGAGGCGCACGCGGACAAGGACCAGACGCGAG agcAAATGGTTTCCAAAGTCACAAACAACAACTGGAGCCTCGAAG ACAACTGCTTGTCATGTGGAAGGAAAAACCCGGTCACGTTCCACCCGCTGTTTGAGGGGGGCCTTTGCCAGACTTGCAGG GAAAGATTCCTGGAGCTCTTCTACATGTACGACGACGACGGCTACCAGTCCTACTGCACTGTCTGCTGCAAgggcaaggagctgctgctgtgcagtaacgcCAGCTGCTACAg GTGCTTCTGCGTGGAGTGCTTGGAGGTCCTGGTAGGGCGAGGGAGCTCGGAGAAGGCCAAGGAGCAGGAACCATGGAGCTGCTACATGTGCCAGCCTCAGAAGTGCTACGGGGTCCTGCAGCGCCGCCAGGACTGGAACGTCCGGCTGCAGGACTTCTTCACCAGCGACAAGGGGCAGGAATAC GAAGCCCCTAAAATCTACCCAGCCATCCCTGCAGCGAAGCGGAAGCCCATCCGAGTGCTGTCCTTATTTGACGGCATAGCGACAG GTTACCTGGTTCTGAAGGACCTGGGCATTAAAGTGGAGAAATACATCGCTTCGGAGATATGCGAGGAGTCCATTGCTGTGGGCACCGTCCGGCACGAGGGGAACATCACCTACGTGCACGATGTCCGGAACATAACCAAGAGAAAC ATCGATGAGTGGGGGCCTTTCGACTTGGTGATCGGTGGCAGCCCCTGCAACGACCTGTCTATCGTGAaccctgccaggaaggggctgtATG AAGGGACCGGACGGCTGTTCTTCGAGTTTTACCACCTCCTCAATTACGCGCGCCCGAAGATGGGTGAGGAACGCCCCTTCTTCTGGATGTTCGAGAACGTCGTtgccatgagggtcaatgacaaGAGGGACATCTCCCGGTTTTTGGAG TGTAACCCGGTGATGATCGATGCTGTCAAGGTGTCGGCGGCACACCGAGCGCGCTATTTCTGGGGCAATCTGCCAGGGATGAACAG GATTTTTGGCTTCCCCCTCCACTACACGGACGTGTCCAACATGGGGCGCGGAGCTCGCCAGAAGCTGCTTGGCAGGTCGTGGAGTGTCCCAGTCATTCGGCACCTGTTCGCCCCGCTCAAGGATTATTTTGCCTGTGAATAG
- the DNMT3B gene encoding DNA (cytosine-5)-methyltransferase 3B isoform X2, with product MKKENPPSGEMDCRAELVFLSAGCANPTKDEASPPALEANGKPDAQDADDLRIPAHRNKRISKEDLAKENLSWPLILRESSEVRQRGMAGWETSLRQRPPPRVIFQAGLNSQEMKHRESDLESDREVPCRRSARRRMTMPLRAPTLDFMEEDSKESSQSSSMSSGSSMQEVQNGQAELGSEEKDGRDVGEVPVEYQDGKDFGIGELVWGKIKGFSWWPALVVSYRVTSKRQAISGMRWVQWFGDGKFSEVSADKLVRLIAFQQHFNSSTFNKLVSYRRAIYHALEVAKGRAGKTFPGTARESLEEKLKPMIEWALSGFKPMGWKGLKPPSTPGLLQLGLRAHVCLGSRRDRAILPPSSSQSESGTRRNSAEEVSTPEHCPPAKRLKTNVCSNGKEAHADKDQTREQMVSKVTNNNWSLEDNCLSCGRKNPVTFHPLFEGGLCQTCRERFLELFYMYDDDGYQSYCTVCCKGKELLLCSNASCYRCFCVECLEVLVGRGSSEKAKEQEPWSCYMCQPQKCYGVLQRRQDWNVRLQDFFTSDKGQEYEAPKIYPAIPAAKRKPIRVLSLFDGIATGYLVLKDLGIKVEKYIASEICEESIAVGTVRHEGNITYVHDVRNITKRNIDEWGPFDLVIGGSPCNDLSIVNPARKGLYEGTGRLFFEFYHLLNYARPKMGEERPFFWMFENVVAMRVNDKRDISRFLECNPVMIDAVKVSAAHRARYFWGNLPGMNRPVVASRTDKVELQDCLEYSRIATLKKVQTITTKTNSLKQGKGMKLPVLMNGKEDMLWCSELERIFGFPLHYTDVSNMGRGARQKLLGRSWSVPVIRHLFAPLKDYFACE from the exons ATGAAGAAGGAAAATCCTCCCAGCGGCGAGATGGACTGCAGGGCCGAGCTGGTCTTCCTCAGCGCAGGCTGCGCCAACCCCACCAAAGACGAagcttctcccccagctctggaagCAAACGGGAAGCCTGATGCTCAAG ATGCTGACGATCTAAGAATACCGGCCCATAGGAACAAGAGGATAAGCAAGGAAGACCTCGCCAAGGAAAACCTGTCCTGGCCACTGATCCTGAGGGAGTCTTCGGAG GTGCGACAGCGCGGCATGGCTGGCTGGGAAACCAGCCTGCGCCAGAGGCCCCCTCCCCGCGTCATCTTCCAGGCAGGACTGAATTCCCAGGAGATGAAGCACAGAGAGAGCGACCTGGAGAGCGACAGGGAGGTTCCCTGCAGG cggAGTGCTAGGAGGAGGATGACCATGCCGCTCCGGGCTCCCACCCTTGATTTCATGGAAGAGGACTCCAAGGAGTCATCTCAGAGCAGCAGCATGTCctctggcagcagcatgcaggaggTCCAGAACGGCCAGGCCGAGCTCGGCTCCGAGGAGAAGGACGGCAGGGATGTTGGGGAGGTGCCGGTGGAGTATCAG GATGGGAAGGACTTTGGAATCGGGGAGCTCGTGTGGGGGAAAATCAAAGGCTTCTCCTGGTGGCCTGCCCTCGTCGTCTCCTACCGGGTCACGTCCAAGCGCCAAGCCATCTCCGGCATGCGCTGGGTGCAGTGGTTCGGGGACGGGAAGTTCTCCGAG GTTTCGGCAGACAAGCTGGTGCGGCTGATAGCTTTCCAGCAGCATTTCAACTCCTCCACCTTCAATAAGCTGGTCTCCTACCGACGCGCCATATACCACGCTCTGGAG GTTGCCAAGGGCCGGGCGGGAAAGACCTTCCCTGGCACGGCTAGGGAATCCCTGGAGGAGAAGCTGAAGCCCATGATTGAGTGGGCGCTCAGTGGCTTCAAGcccatgggctggaagggactgaaACCACCCAGCACTCCAG gactgctgcagctggggctgcgagCGCACGTGTGCTTGGGGAGCAGAAGAGACCGAGCGATTCTACCCCCTTCTTCCTCTCAAAGTG AGAGCGGCACCCGTCGCAACAGCGCAGAAGAGGTCTCCACCCCGGAGCACTGCCCCCCGGCCAAGCGCCTGAAAACCAACGTCTGCAGCAACGGCAAGGAGGCGCACGCGGACAAGGACCAGACGCGAG agcAAATGGTTTCCAAAGTCACAAACAACAACTGGAGCCTCGAAG ACAACTGCTTGTCATGTGGAAGGAAAAACCCGGTCACGTTCCACCCGCTGTTTGAGGGGGGCCTTTGCCAGACTTGCAGG GAAAGATTCCTGGAGCTCTTCTACATGTACGACGACGACGGCTACCAGTCCTACTGCACTGTCTGCTGCAAgggcaaggagctgctgctgtgcagtaacgcCAGCTGCTACAg GTGCTTCTGCGTGGAGTGCTTGGAGGTCCTGGTAGGGCGAGGGAGCTCGGAGAAGGCCAAGGAGCAGGAACCATGGAGCTGCTACATGTGCCAGCCTCAGAAGTGCTACGGGGTCCTGCAGCGCCGCCAGGACTGGAACGTCCGGCTGCAGGACTTCTTCACCAGCGACAAGGGGCAGGAATAC GAAGCCCCTAAAATCTACCCAGCCATCCCTGCAGCGAAGCGGAAGCCCATCCGAGTGCTGTCCTTATTTGACGGCATAGCGACAG GTTACCTGGTTCTGAAGGACCTGGGCATTAAAGTGGAGAAATACATCGCTTCGGAGATATGCGAGGAGTCCATTGCTGTGGGCACCGTCCGGCACGAGGGGAACATCACCTACGTGCACGATGTCCGGAACATAACCAAGAGAAAC ATCGATGAGTGGGGGCCTTTCGACTTGGTGATCGGTGGCAGCCCCTGCAACGACCTGTCTATCGTGAaccctgccaggaaggggctgtATG AAGGGACCGGACGGCTGTTCTTCGAGTTTTACCACCTCCTCAATTACGCGCGCCCGAAGATGGGTGAGGAACGCCCCTTCTTCTGGATGTTCGAGAACGTCGTtgccatgagggtcaatgacaaGAGGGACATCTCCCGGTTTTTGGAG TGTAACCCGGTGATGATCGATGCTGTCAAGGTGTCGGCGGCACACCGAGCGCGCTATTTCTGGGGCAATCTGCCAGGGATGAACAG GCCTGTGGTAGCTTCAAGGACTGATAAAGTTGAGCTTCAGGACTGCCTGGAATACAGTAGGATAGCGACG TTGAAGAAGGTGCAAACCATAACGACTAAAACCAACTCGCTCAAGCAGGGGAAAGGCATGAAGCTCCCTGTtctcatgaacgggaaggaagaCATGTTGTGGTGCTCTGAGTTAGAAAG GATTTTTGGCTTCCCCCTCCACTACACGGACGTGTCCAACATGGGGCGCGGAGCTCGCCAGAAGCTGCTTGGCAGGTCGTGGAGTGTCCCAGTCATTCGGCACCTGTTCGCCCCGCTCAAGGATTATTTTGCCTGTGAATAG
- the DNMT3B gene encoding DNA (cytosine-5)-methyltransferase 3B isoform X1 produces MKKENPPSGEMDCRAELVFLSAGCANPTKDEASPPALEANGKPDAQDADDLRIPAHRNKRISKEDLAKENLSWPLILRESSEVRQRGMAGWETSLRQRPPPRVIFQAGLNSQEMKHRESDLESDREVPCRRSARRRMTMPLRAPTLDFMEEDSKESSQSSSMSSGSSMQEVQNGQAELGSEEKDGRDVGEVPVEYQDGKDFGIGELVWGKIKGFSWWPALVVSYRVTSKRQAISGMRWVQWFGDGKFSEVSADKLVRLIAFQQHFNSSTFNKLVSYRRAIYHALEVAKGRAGKTFPGTARESLEEKLKPMIEWALSGFKPMGWKGLKPPSTPGLLQLGLRAHVCLGSRRDRAILPPSSSQSESGTRRNSAEEVSTPEHCPPAKRLKTNVCSNGKEAHADKDQTREQMVSKVTNNNWSLEDNCLSCGRKNPVTFHPLFEGGLCQTCRERFLELFYMYDDDGYQSYCTVCCKGKELLLCSNASCYRCFCVECLEVLVGRGSSEKAKEQEPWSCYMCQPQKCYGVLQRRQDWNVRLQDFFTSDKGQEYEAPKIYPAIPAAKRKPIRVLSLFDGIATGYLVLKDLGIKVEKYIASEICEESIAVGTVRHEGNITYVHDVRNITKRNIDEWGPFDLVIGGSPCNDLSIVNPARKGLYEGTGRLFFEFYHLLNYARPKMGEERPFFWMFENVVAMRVNDKRDISRFLECNPVMIDAVKVSAAHRARYFWGNLPGMNRPVVASRTDKVELQDCLEYSRIATVRATVQPFPLSPFPPSGVCLTFLRREVFGLHLAAPVAGDVLGAGRSLGTPSPTLHLLWARECLHLSFFLSPLRPVFLDPSSLFPFCSWWVW; encoded by the exons ATGAAGAAGGAAAATCCTCCCAGCGGCGAGATGGACTGCAGGGCCGAGCTGGTCTTCCTCAGCGCAGGCTGCGCCAACCCCACCAAAGACGAagcttctcccccagctctggaagCAAACGGGAAGCCTGATGCTCAAG ATGCTGACGATCTAAGAATACCGGCCCATAGGAACAAGAGGATAAGCAAGGAAGACCTCGCCAAGGAAAACCTGTCCTGGCCACTGATCCTGAGGGAGTCTTCGGAG GTGCGACAGCGCGGCATGGCTGGCTGGGAAACCAGCCTGCGCCAGAGGCCCCCTCCCCGCGTCATCTTCCAGGCAGGACTGAATTCCCAGGAGATGAAGCACAGAGAGAGCGACCTGGAGAGCGACAGGGAGGTTCCCTGCAGG cggAGTGCTAGGAGGAGGATGACCATGCCGCTCCGGGCTCCCACCCTTGATTTCATGGAAGAGGACTCCAAGGAGTCATCTCAGAGCAGCAGCATGTCctctggcagcagcatgcaggaggTCCAGAACGGCCAGGCCGAGCTCGGCTCCGAGGAGAAGGACGGCAGGGATGTTGGGGAGGTGCCGGTGGAGTATCAG GATGGGAAGGACTTTGGAATCGGGGAGCTCGTGTGGGGGAAAATCAAAGGCTTCTCCTGGTGGCCTGCCCTCGTCGTCTCCTACCGGGTCACGTCCAAGCGCCAAGCCATCTCCGGCATGCGCTGGGTGCAGTGGTTCGGGGACGGGAAGTTCTCCGAG GTTTCGGCAGACAAGCTGGTGCGGCTGATAGCTTTCCAGCAGCATTTCAACTCCTCCACCTTCAATAAGCTGGTCTCCTACCGACGCGCCATATACCACGCTCTGGAG GTTGCCAAGGGCCGGGCGGGAAAGACCTTCCCTGGCACGGCTAGGGAATCCCTGGAGGAGAAGCTGAAGCCCATGATTGAGTGGGCGCTCAGTGGCTTCAAGcccatgggctggaagggactgaaACCACCCAGCACTCCAG gactgctgcagctggggctgcgagCGCACGTGTGCTTGGGGAGCAGAAGAGACCGAGCGATTCTACCCCCTTCTTCCTCTCAAAGTG AGAGCGGCACCCGTCGCAACAGCGCAGAAGAGGTCTCCACCCCGGAGCACTGCCCCCCGGCCAAGCGCCTGAAAACCAACGTCTGCAGCAACGGCAAGGAGGCGCACGCGGACAAGGACCAGACGCGAG agcAAATGGTTTCCAAAGTCACAAACAACAACTGGAGCCTCGAAG ACAACTGCTTGTCATGTGGAAGGAAAAACCCGGTCACGTTCCACCCGCTGTTTGAGGGGGGCCTTTGCCAGACTTGCAGG GAAAGATTCCTGGAGCTCTTCTACATGTACGACGACGACGGCTACCAGTCCTACTGCACTGTCTGCTGCAAgggcaaggagctgctgctgtgcagtaacgcCAGCTGCTACAg GTGCTTCTGCGTGGAGTGCTTGGAGGTCCTGGTAGGGCGAGGGAGCTCGGAGAAGGCCAAGGAGCAGGAACCATGGAGCTGCTACATGTGCCAGCCTCAGAAGTGCTACGGGGTCCTGCAGCGCCGCCAGGACTGGAACGTCCGGCTGCAGGACTTCTTCACCAGCGACAAGGGGCAGGAATAC GAAGCCCCTAAAATCTACCCAGCCATCCCTGCAGCGAAGCGGAAGCCCATCCGAGTGCTGTCCTTATTTGACGGCATAGCGACAG GTTACCTGGTTCTGAAGGACCTGGGCATTAAAGTGGAGAAATACATCGCTTCGGAGATATGCGAGGAGTCCATTGCTGTGGGCACCGTCCGGCACGAGGGGAACATCACCTACGTGCACGATGTCCGGAACATAACCAAGAGAAAC ATCGATGAGTGGGGGCCTTTCGACTTGGTGATCGGTGGCAGCCCCTGCAACGACCTGTCTATCGTGAaccctgccaggaaggggctgtATG AAGGGACCGGACGGCTGTTCTTCGAGTTTTACCACCTCCTCAATTACGCGCGCCCGAAGATGGGTGAGGAACGCCCCTTCTTCTGGATGTTCGAGAACGTCGTtgccatgagggtcaatgacaaGAGGGACATCTCCCGGTTTTTGGAG TGTAACCCGGTGATGATCGATGCTGTCAAGGTGTCGGCGGCACACCGAGCGCGCTATTTCTGGGGCAATCTGCCAGGGATGAACAG GCCTGTGGTAGCTTCAAGGACTGATAAAGTTGAGCTTCAGGACTGCCTGGAATACAGTAGGATAGCGACGGTAAGAGCCACTGTTCAaccttttcccctttcccctttccccccctctggGGTGTGTCTCACCTTCCTACGACGTGAGGTCTTTGGGCTCCACCTGGCTGCACCCGTCGCAGGGGATGTCCTCGGAGCGGGGCGCTCTCTGGGGACCCCCTCTCCGACTCTTCACCTTCTCTGGGCCCGAGAGTGCTtgcatctctctttctttctgtctccctTAAGACCCGTCTTTCTggatcccagctctctcttccccttctgctcTTGGTGGGTCTGGTGA